In Citrus sinensis cultivar Valencia sweet orange chromosome 4, DVS_A1.0, whole genome shotgun sequence, one DNA window encodes the following:
- the LOC127901790 gene encoding uncharacterized protein LOC127901790: MAETLQHFGTLESVSTYWGNQLHDIDPSEFVSTFHLEAGLLEHIYRRVDSCRKHFESAEMAADPQLSVTGVLGFRTVHQVEPKAQMVLVANTSSSNTSDVCPSINQVIHTHDSTIGVLLYCFGMLPWP; encoded by the exons ATGGCTGAGACTTTACAACATTTTGGCACTTTGGAAAGTGTTAGTACTTATTGGGGCAACCAGTTGCATGATATCGATCCTTCAGAGTTTGTTTCAACATTTCATTTAGAAGCAGGACTGTTAGAACACATTTACAGGAGAGTTGATTCTTGCAG GAAACATTTTGAATCAGCTGAAATGGCAGCTGATCCCCAGCTTTCGGTTACTGGGGTTCTTGGTTTCCGTACTGTCCATCAG GTAGAACCAAAGGCACAAATGGTACTTGTTGCAAACACAAGCTCATCCAACACTTCTGATGTCTGCCCTTCAATAAACCAAGTCATTCATACACATGATTCTACTATTGGTGTGTTGCTTTATTGCTTTG GGATGCTGCCATGGCCTTGA
- the LOC127901883 gene encoding secreted RxLR effector protein 161-like has product MLDSKGFNTPMSPGDKLKKNSGAAFDNPSLYRSIVGSLQYVLLTRPDIAYPVNKLSQFLAHPTISYWQACKRVLRYLQSTSHFGIQFFNSGSETLTAFSDADWAADPDDRKSTGGYCVFLGSNIISWSSKKQTIVSRSSAESEYRALASATSEILWLTYLLQELRIQLDHSPVLYCDNQSAEALASNPKYHSRTKHIELDLHFTESMLQRNNSLSVMFPVQNKLQTFSPSPSFSISLLIFVPSLMFFPELKLEGG; this is encoded by the coding sequence ATGCTTGATAGCAAAGGTTTTAACACTCCTATGAGTCCAGGTGATAAGCTCAAAAAGAACAGTGGTGCAGCTTTTGATAATCCTTCATTGTACAGAAGTATTGTGGGTTCTCTTCAATATGTGTTGCTGACAAGGCCTGACATAGCCTACCCTGTCAACAAGCTCAGTCAATTTCTGGCTCATCCAACCATTTCTTACTGGCAAGCTTGCAAAAGGGTTCTTCGATATCTACAATCCACTTCACACTTTGGCATTCAGTTTTTCAATTCAGGTTCTGAGACTTTAACAGCATTTTCTGATGCTGATTGGGCAGCAGATCCCGATGATCGGAAGTCCACTGGAGGGTATTGTGTATTCTTAGGCTCCAATATTATTTCTTGGTCCTCtaagaaacaaacaattgttTCCCGTTCCTCAGCAGAGTCTGAATATCGAGCTCTTGCTTCAGCAACCTCTGAAATTCTTTGGCTCACTTATTTGCTTCAAGAACTGAGGATTCAACTAGATCACAGTCCTGTTCTGTATTGTGATAATCAAAGTGCTGAGGCCTTAGCTAGCAATCCCAAGTATCACTCTCGTACAAAGCACATTGAGTTGGATCTTCATTTCACAGAGAGCATGTTGCAAAGAAACAACTCACTGTCAGTCATGTTTCCAGTTCAGAACAAGTTGCAGACATTCTCACCAAGCCCCTCTTTTTCGATCAGTTTGCTTATCTTCGTACCAAGCTTAATGTTCTTCCCAGAGCTTAAGCTTGAGGGGGGATGA
- the LOC102630229 gene encoding probable glutathione S-transferase parC, with protein MSKGEVVLLDCWASPFCLRAKIALAEKGVEYEARAENLFGGKSDLLLKSNPIYKKVPVLRHDGKPLCESTIIVNYIDETWPSPSLLPSCAYERAKARFWADFIDKKVFDAVCNIWKSKGEVPETAKKEFIEILKQLERALGEKAFFGGDSFGFVDVIAIPLTCWFYAVEKFGGFKVENECPKFSAWMNKCMQRETVARILPDPEKVYEFVIMLRNMFGIE; from the exons ATGTCCAAGGGAGAGGTTGTTCTTTTGGATTGTTGGGCTAGCCCATTTTGCTTGAGAGCAAAGATTGCATTGGCTGAGAAAGGAGTTGAATATGAAGCCAGAGCTGAGAACTTGTTTGGGGGCAAGAGTGACCTGTTGCTCAAATCAAACCCCATCTACAAGAAAGTCCCAGTTTTGCGGCACGATGGGAAACCATTGTGTGAATCCACTATTATAGTTAACTACATTGACGAGACTTGGCCTTCGCCATCACTTCTCCCATCCTGTGCTTATGAGAGAGCTAAGGCAAGGTTCTGGGCAGATTTTATTGACAAGAAG GTATTTGATGCAGTATGTAACATATGGAAAAGCAAGGGCGAGGTGCCGGAGACAGCGAAGAAAGAATTTATAGAGATTTTGAAGCAACTAGAGAGAGCTTTAGGGGAGAAGGCTTTCTTTGGCGGGGATAGCTTTGGATTCGTTGATGTCATTGCCATTCCACTGACTTGTTGGTTTTACGCGGTTGAGAAATTTGGGGGATTTAAGGTTGAGAATGAGTGCCCCAAATTCTCAGCATGGATGAACAAGTGCATGCAAAGAGAAACTGTTGCCAGGATCCTTCCAGACCCAGAAAAGGTCTACGAATTTGTTATCATGTTGAGGAACATGTTTGGAATTGAATAG
- the LOC102622549 gene encoding probable LRR receptor-like serine/threonine-protein kinase At3g47570 produces MDFVNMMSSIIVSICFFIFCCFSFSLQSTDSALKSNETDQLALLEFKAKITYDPLEVLSSWNYSRHFCQWKGVTCSPRHQRVTALLLPSLLLQGSLSPHIGNLSFLRVLSLKNNSFRNEIPRAIGYLFRLRILRLDNNTFGGQIPDNISHCIKLESLRLGFNELEGKVPGKLGSLPKLRILVIHSNNLSGEIPSSFGNLSSLQVLSASANQFVGQIPATLSELKRMRYISFGGNKLSGEIPFSIYNLSTLSDFHFPFNQLRGSLPSDLGFTLPNLEVLNLGANQFTGPIPASISNASNLMRLGIPMNGFRGKVPSFGNLHKLQRVIISMNHLGNGEKDDLEFVNSLVNASRLELLQININNFGGMLPEAVGNLSNRLRILSVGNNQLFGNIPSGLRNLVNLELLHLGGNKFTGRIPGSIGDLQKLQRLGLKGNKFWGEIPSSIGNLTSLTTLNFEENMLEGSIPSSLGKCQNLISLNLSNNNLSGTIPTEVIRLSSLSIYLDLSQNQLNGPLPSNFGILKNLGFIDISENKLSGEIPSSIGSCIMLVQLIMNGNFFQGNIPSSFSSLRGIENLDLSRNNLSGRIPKYLENFPFLQNLNLSFNHFEGEVPVKGVFSNSSAISLDGNDNLCGGISELHLSTCSIKESKQSRSRSLKLMIPVVTGILLVTGMSCFIITSSRSKSKREPATPPSALLASVLRVSYQNLFKATDGFSLENLIGAGSFGSVYKGILDHDDHEMLVAVKVLNLQHRGASKSFIAECQALRSIRHRNLVKIITSCVSVDFQGNDFEALVYELMVNGSLEEWLHPNRDAPRNLNLLQRLNIAVDVASALDYLHHYCETPIVHCDLKPSNVLLDGELTAHVSDFGLAKFLPEATNNLSSNQSSSIGVKGTVGYAAPEYGMGSKVSTSGDVYSFGILLLEMFTGKMPTNEMFTGNLTLHNFVKEALPERLTEIVDPVLLVEREEGETSKANAHKQWTRSFSVKECLVSVLAIGVTCSSELPRARMSMEEVAAQLVSFRSKIVKNVRGQPATYVTA; encoded by the exons ATGGATTTTGTAAACATGATGAGTTCAATCATTGTAagcatttgtttctttattttctgttgCTTCAGCTTCAGCTTGCAATCAACCGATTCTGCGCTCAAAAGCAATGAAACTGATCAACTTGCATTGCTTGAATTCAAGGCCAAAATTACTTATGACCCTCTTGAGGTTTTGAGTTCATGGAACTATTCCAGGCACTTTTGTCAATGGAAAGGTGTCACTTGCAGTCCACGGCACCAAAGGGTGACTGCATTACTTCTTCCATCTTTACTCTTGCAGGGGTCTCTGTCGCCTCACATTggaaatttaagttttctcAGAGTGTTAAGTCTCAAAAACAACAGCTTCCGCAACGAAATCCCTCGCGCGATTGGATATCTGTTCAGGTTACGAATTTTAAGGCTGGACAACAATACATTCGGAGGTCAAATTCCTGACAACATATCGCATTGCATTAAACTTGAATCCCTCAGGTTAGGCTTCAATGAGCTTGAGGGGAAAGTTCCAGGGAAACTGGGCTCCTTACCAAAGCTCCGGATTCTCGTAATACACTCCAACAATTTGTCAGGAGAAATCCCATCTTCCTTTGGCAATTTGTCATCACTCCAGGTCCTCTCAGCATCTGCAAATCAATTTGTGGGACAAATTCCTGCAACCCTGAGCGAGCTTAAGAGGATGCGTTATATATCATTTGGAGGAAATAAGCTATCAGGTGAAATCCCCTTCTCAATCTACAACTTGTCTACGCTTagtgattttcattttccttttaaccAACTTCGAGGAAGCCTTCCATCAGACTTAGGCTTCACCCTTCCTAATCTCGAAGTACTAAACCTTGGTGCTAATCAGTTTACCGGGCCTATTCCTGCTTCAATATCCAATGCCTCAAATCTAATGAGACTTGGAATCCCAATGAATGGATTTAGAGGAAAGGTGCCTAGTTTTGGAAATTTACATAAACTCCAACGGGTTATTATTTCTATGAATCACTTAGGAAATGGGGAAAAAGATGACTTGGAATTTGTCAATTCTTTGGTCAACGCTTCGAGACTAGAGCTACTgcaaattaatattaacaattttGGAGGAATGTTACCTGAAGCTGTAGGGAACTTGTCAAACCGACTTAGAATATTATCGGTTGGAAACAATCAGTTGTTCGGAAATATCCCAAGTGGATTAAGAAATCTTGTTAACTTGGAGCTTTTACATCTTGGGGGCAACAAATTCACAGGCCGAATTCCGGGAAGTATAGGAGATCTTCAAAAGCTGCAGAGGTTGGGGCTGAAGGGGAACAAGTTTTGGGGGGAAATTCCATCTTCTATAGGAAATTTGACATCGTTAACTACACTAAATTTTGAGGAAAACATGTTAGAGGGAAGCATTCCATCAAGTCTGGGGAAATGCCAAAACTTAATCTCATTAAATCTCTCTAATAACAACCTCAGTGGTACCATACCCACTGAAGTAATTCGCCTCTCTTCCTTGTCAATCTATCTTGATCTATCTCAAAACCAGTTGAATGGTCCTTTGCCCTCAAATTTTGGTATCTTGAAAAATCTGGGTTTTATAGATATTTCTGAGAATAAATTGTCTGGTGAAATTCCAAGCAGTATAGGAAGTTGCATTATGTTGGTGCAACTCATCATGAATGGTAATTTCTTTCAAGGGAATATACCTTCGTCATTCAGTTCTTTGAGAGGCATTGAGAATCTTGATCTTTCGCGGAACAATTTGTCTGGCCGGATTccaaaatatttggaaaacttTCCCTTTTTGCAGAATTTAAATCTGtcttttaatcattttgaGGGTGAAGTACCAGTAAAAGGAGTCTTCAGCAATTCAAGTGCTATATCTCTTGATGGAAATGATAACCTCTGTGGTGGCATATCTGAGTTGCATTTATCTACTTGTTCCATCAAAGAATCCAAGCAATCACGTTCCCGTTCCCTGAAACTGATGATTCCTGTAGTTACAGGAATTTTGTTAGTGACTGGGATGTCGTGTTTTATAATTACTTCCTCGCGGAGCAAATCAAAAAGGGAGCCGGCCACTCCTCCATCAGCATTATTGGCTTCGGTTTTACGAGTGTCCTATCAGAATCTGTTCAAAGCAACTGATGGGTTCTCTTTGGAAAACTTGATTGGTGCCGGTAGCTTTGGTTCGGTCTATAAAGGAATCCTCGATCACGATGATCATGAAATGCTGGTGGCAGTTAAGGTGCTTAATCTTCAACATCGTGGAGCTTCAAAGAGTTTCATAGCGGAGTGTCAAGCCTTGAGGAGTATTAGGCATCGGAATCTCGTCAAAATAATAACTTCCTGTGTAAGTGTTGACTTCCAAGGGAATGATTTCGAGGCTTTAGTTTATGAGTTGATGGTTAACGGGAGCCTGGAGGAATGGTTGCATCCAAACCGTGACGCACCTAGGAATCTAAATCTCCTGCAAAGACTGAATATTGCCGTTGATGTTGCTTCCGCATTGGATTATCTTCATCATTATTGCGAAACTCCAATAGTCCATTGTGATCTCAAGCCAAGCAATGTTCTTCTAGATGGTGAATTGACTGCCCATGTAAGTGATTTTGGATTAGCAAAATTCCTTCCGGAAGCCACCAATAATTTGTCATCTAATCAATCAAGCTCGATTGGAGTAAAAGGAACCGTTGGTTATGCTGCTCCAG AGTACGGAATGGGGAGCAAAGTCTCAACAAGTGGAGATGTGTACAGTTTTGGCATCCTTTTGCTTGAAATGTTTACAGGAAAGATGCCGACGAATGAGATGTTTACAGGCAATCTAACCCTCCATAATTTTGTCAAGGAAGCTCTTCCTGAAAGGCTCACTGAAATTGTTGATCCAGTGCTTCTTGTAGAAAGAGAAGAAGGGGAGACAAGCAAGGCCAATGCTCACAAACAATGGACCAGAAGTTTTAGTGTTAAAGAGTGCTTGGTTTCAGTATTGGCAATCGGAGTCACTTGCTCCTCAGAGTTGCCGAGAGCACGAATGAGCATGGAAGAGGTTGCGGCTCAGCTGGTTTCCTTCAGAagtaaaattgtcaaaaatgtGCGAGGCCAACCAGCAACTTACGTGACTGCGTAA